A part of Rhodamnia argentea isolate NSW1041297 chromosome 8, ASM2092103v1, whole genome shotgun sequence genomic DNA contains:
- the LOC115738304 gene encoding heavy metal-associated isoprenylated plant protein 39-like isoform X2, protein MMKLVVKVNLHNDRDRSKAMQVVSGFGGIGSLNMDMNDSKLTVSGDFDPVKVVNKLRKSWPTEIVSVGPAKADDGKKNEDLVKAYEAYYSPPLTYYYMPHEETPNCVIC, encoded by the exons ATGATG AAGTTGGTGGTGAAAGTGAATCTCCATAATGACAGAGACAGGAGCAAGGCCATGCAAGTAGTTTCTGGTTTTGGAG GGATTGGGTCTCTGAATATGGACATGAACGACAGCAAACTGACGGTATCAGGCGATTTCGACCCGGTCAAGGTGGTGAACAAACTGAGGAAATCTTGGCCCACAGAAATCGTGAGTGTCGGACCAGCTAAGGCAGATGATGGCAAGAAGAACGAAGATCTTGTAAAAGCCTATGAGGCATACTATTCCCCGCCGCTTACATATTACTACATGCCCCATGAAGAAACCCCGAATTGTGTTATATGTTGA
- the LOC115738304 gene encoding heavy metal-associated isoprenylated plant protein 39-like isoform X1: protein MRARTNTLCFYLRRVSFRVFLASKSKARADTISALGNPRQKLLQKLVVKVNLHNDRDRSKAMQVVSGFGGIGSLNMDMNDSKLTVSGDFDPVKVVNKLRKSWPTEIVSVGPAKADDGKKNEDLVKAYEAYYSPPLTYYYMPHEETPNCVIC from the exons ATGCGTGCACGCACAAACACACTCTGTTTTTACTTGCGCCGAGTGTCATTCCGAGTGTTCTTAGCTTCCAAATCAAAAGCCAGAGCAGACACAATCTCAGCACTTGGAAACCCAAGA CAAAAACTTTTGCAGAAGTTGGTGGTGAAAGTGAATCTCCATAATGACAGAGACAGGAGCAAGGCCATGCAAGTAGTTTCTGGTTTTGGAG GGATTGGGTCTCTGAATATGGACATGAACGACAGCAAACTGACGGTATCAGGCGATTTCGACCCGGTCAAGGTGGTGAACAAACTGAGGAAATCTTGGCCCACAGAAATCGTGAGTGTCGGACCAGCTAAGGCAGATGATGGCAAGAAGAACGAAGATCTTGTAAAAGCCTATGAGGCATACTATTCCCCGCCGCTTACATATTACTACATGCCCCATGAAGAAACCCCGAATTGTGTTATATGTTGA